TGTATATAGGTGACTGAACTACCCACTAGATAGCTCTTGTAAGATCATCCTTAATTGGACTTAATGTTGTTTATGTCCTAAAAGTTTTAGATATGCCCTATAACAGGGTATAAAAATTTTACACAAAATTCCCACTGCCCCAAAATAGTAACCTTGTTTTATATCCAGATGGACTATTATGCATTAAGGCAAACTCTCTTAGCAGATTTGAGGTGTAAAACGTGACGGCCCAGCATAGCACAACCCATGAAGTCACGTGCTTAGCGTGTTgtgtgtcgtgttgtgttgtgccggaGATTAAGGCGTGTCGTGCTAGATGATGTGTTATGTTGTGTTGTGCCGGAAAAATAAACGTGATGTGTCGTGCCGTGCTGGgacatttattttatgtttttgaaaataaatatttttcaaatatttAGGTACTCTGTGAGTTGTTTTAAAAATAGTCAATACAACgatgatcaaatattaaaaattggCTAGAATAAATACTCTTGTATGGAATATACAAAAAAATGTGATGTATTTTGTATTGACTATGCatattatgacgtgctttcttaacgtgtcgTGATGTGCTGTGCCACGTGCTTATCCATGCTGTGTTATTGTGTCAATTAGACTAACCCAACACAACTCACAAAACTAACGTGCTAGAATTCTCAAGGCTCCTCAGGAAATTCAATGCTGGGTAGATCGGGATTACCATGTAAACACAATCTTAAACTAATATAATCCATTCTTTCgaatcaaaaaaaatgaaaaaaaaaaaagaaaaaagaaaaagaaaaaaaactcggtGAAATTCAACTGTCAGCCACTTGCACGGGATTTTCATAATCGTGAAGACGAAGTTTCATAATCTATTAAtaaatactacctccgtttcaaaataataggcaggtaaatttacacacaaactTACCTATTTTTTAGAGATGAAGGGAGTATATAAACTCTCGTCCAACCATTTGATGGCTGAGGTGTCAAGGGTTAATATCAACGTCTCAAAATAATCTTCTGACTGAAATACAACGTTGACTGATATTAGGGCACTTGGTGTGCACGACTTTTGCTAGGAATTGAAACCCTTCGCGGCTCCAAATTCCTCTACTTGTTGGGGACCTATAAATAAGAGGCCCATAACATTATTTTAGacgcaaaaataaagaaaacaacaattTACATTACAAGTGTTAACAAAGCTCttaatctcttcttcttttgACAATTTGTTGTTAAAAAGAAAATCAACCAGTCAAGAAATCATCCACTTCTTTTTACAAGTAAGAGCTTAATtcctttccatttctttttctatTGTTTTGTTCGGGACGGACCCAAGAactcttaattattttttttgtccgAGCTAATAGCCTTGTCGAGCataacatttcacatttttaggcTTTTGGGCTGTGACGCTATAGGTCCGTCAGTGGTTTTGTTCTTCGAAGttgttataaaaggaaaacaatttAGTTTTCAATTAGTAATTTCGCTATTATCATACATATACACCATGATGCTAGTAACAAACAGAGCTATATTGTAATAACAAACGACATATCTATGTGACTATAATACAATTATAATATCAACAATAGTATTAATCAGAGTTTGAAATTCGtaagcaccaaattctttattgaccagcaaaaaaaaaaaaaaaaagtcagccACCCTTAACCCAGGTCCAAAATAAAGAAtgttagactgtgagtctaggttaagcataaaaaaaaaaaaccctaaaaaaaagcaTCACAGGTGTGAACCATGTTCTTACAACACAAAGTGGTAAATGAAAAGAAAACCTAAGGGTAAATTCGGTAATATAGAAACAGAATGCCTTTTTCCATATAATGAAACCCTGCATTTCCTTAAAGTTCCTCTCTTTGTGTTTTTTCACACAAACTAAACTCAAAGCCTTTTTCCTCCTCTTCCTCTTGCATTCCTTAACTCCACGGCGGAGATCCGAGGAGTTGGGAAAAGAACTCAAAACTAAACCCTAAAACGCACAGCAAGCTTCATCACTCTCTTTCTCAACACTCTTGCAAGTAGGTTTGTTTTGTTTCATCTTATttcatttgatttgattttttttctttctgttttttcttgattttttgtgATGGGTTTGATGTTAATATGATGAATCTTATGTTTATGAATCTGGGTTTTGGATGGTATTAGCTGGAGATTTAGTTTTTGATGGATTTATGGTTGAATCTGGTCTTTTGAGGTTTTTGAGATTTATGGTTGAAATCTGGCTTTTTGAGGCTTGTTTGTTGATGGTGAGGTTATTGGGATTGGATATGGGTTGTTTATGGGTTGATCTTTAATGGGGTTGGATAAATTTTCAAGCTTGCTGAAAAAAtggatcttttttttattttaggggTTTTGTGTGATTGTTCTTTATTGATGTAAtgttggattttgattttgtttgaatCTATGTATAATTGTTAATTGAATCTATGAAGATGTGTATGAATCTGTAGTTGTTTATGTTGTTTGTTGGATTCATGTATAAGTATGTATGTGTTCCTGTGTTAGTGACAGCATTAGTGGTATATGTCATCTTACATCTTCATTGATTTTGGAGCTGTTGTGAATACGCCCAGCCTAGATTTATCTTGACTTGATTAATTTTAACATTGTTACTTGATGTTGTGGTTGATTGTCGTTCTTATAGCGGTTTTTTTAGTTAATGGATTGTTTGCTTTGGATACTCCTGTGTGTAATTTAGAATTGCGCTTTAGCTAAATTGAGTTGATCATTATAGTATTGTTCTGTTCGTGTAAAAAGCTGGCATGAGTTTTGCTTCGGCTGTTGTACTTATTTCTGAGCTTAATTTTCAGTCATGGCGGGAATGGCACCTGAAGGTTCTCAGTTTGATGCTAAGCATTATGACACTAAAATGAGTGAAATGTAAGCCTTCTAAACTTGTTACCTGATAAGGTTGTTAACTGATATCATTTATATTATGTTGCTTGACCTAATATTCTTAATTGAATTGTTGATGGATGCTGTCAGTCTTCAAGCTGATGGACAGGATTTCTTCACCTCATATGACGAGGTTCATGATACTTTTGATGTGATGGGTTTGAAAGAAAACCTTCTAAGAGGAATATATGCCTATGGTATGTCTTATGTTGTTTCATATTCGCTGATattgtgattttattttatttttttactgcCGAGTCCTTTGTGTAAGCGTGGGCAAGCAATAATCGCACTGTTACTGTTACCTTTTGTAGGTTTTGAAAAGCCATCTGCAATTCAACAGAGAGGAATTGTTCCATTCTGTCAAGGACTTGATGTTATTCAACAAGCACAGTCTGGAACAGGAAAGACTGCAACCTTTTGTTCTGGTATTTTACAGCAGCTTGATTATGAACATGTCCAgtgccaagccttggttcttgcaCCTACTCGTGAGCTTGCACAACAGATTGAGAAAGTCATGCGTGCACTTGGTGATTATTTGGGGGTTAAGGTTCATGCTTGTGTTGGTGGAACCAGTGTTAAGGAGGATCAGCGTATTCTTTTAAGTGGTGTGCATGTCGTTGTTGGTACCCCTGGTCGTGTCTTTGATATGTTGAGGAGACAATCCCTTCGTTCTGACAGCATCAAGATGTTTGTGTTGGATGAAGCTGATGAGATGCTCTCACGAGGGTTTAAGGACCAGGTATTTTATAACTCTCTCGTAGTCTAGCTCTCGTGTTATTTTATCAGAGTCTTTTCCCGTTCTGTAACCATGTCCTGTGATTTTACCATCTTCTATGGTCTAATTATCGAATTATTTTGTTGAACAGATCTATGATATTTTCCAACTCCTTCCAGACAAAGTTCAGGTGGGTGTTTTCTCTGCCACCATGCCTCCTGAAGCTCTTGAGATCACAAGGAAGTTCATGGACAAGCCAGTAAGAATTTTGGTTAAGCGTGATGAGCTTACCCTCGAGGGTATCAAGCAATTCTATGTCAATGTTGAAAAGGAGGAATGGAAGCTTGAGACACTCTGTGATTTGTACGAGACTTTGGCCATTACTCAGAGTGTTATCTTTGTTAACACCCGACGTAAGGTTGATTGGTTGACTGACAAGATGAGAGGCCGTGACCACACCGTCTCAGCCACTCATGGAGACATGGACCAGAACACCAGAGATGTTATCATGCGTGAATTCAGGTCCGGTTCTTCCCGTGTCCTCATCACTACCGATCTTCTTGCTCGTGGTATTGATGTCCAACAAGTCTCTCTTGTTATCAACTACGATCTTCCAACACAGCCTGAGAACTACCTTCATCGTATTGGACGTAGTGGTCGATTTGGAAGAAAGGGAGTTGCTATCAATTTTGTAACCAAGGACGATGAGAGGATGCTGTTCGACATCCAGAGGTTTTATAACGTGGTTATCGAGGAGTTGCCTTCCAATGTTGCTGATCTTCTCTGAAGAgacaaattttttcttttcttcctctgcATATGTTCAGTGACAAGCTTCTTTTCTTATGTTTTTGAGTTGTTTAGTACTgtttaatgtttttctttttcttttgttaagctgACAGAGTCTTAACTTCGGTcttttttttaaaactttaatCCTTCTTAGTAGCAATTGTGTCTGTTCTGCAAGATGTTGGTGGAAAAACCTTGAGATCTTCTCATCTCTATCTTTGAGGTTTGAAGATCAATTGGGAATGTTATAGCAAATTTTGTCCCAGCTCTCGCTAGGTTTTTGTATCTTTAGATGAGTTCTTATAGTTGCATTTCTCAGGCTTGTAAATTTGTTGGGCTATAGCTTGCACATCAGCTAGACTAGATTACAGGTTGATCACAGCTATTCTGCATTCTTTTACCAGCTGAGCTGCTTCTGTGTGCGAAGCTCAGAACCAGTTGTGATGAACCATATAATCTTCAGTTTATGCAAGAGCAGTATCAGATTGGTCCTGAGCAGTTTGGGGCATTATAACATTATATGCAAAAGGATACAGGCCAATCCACCCTCCTCATTATACTATCCTTCCAATGCATTATGCAAATCTCTTTGCACCCTTCTGCAAGACTGCATAATCTTTCTCTCAACAGTGTAGGCAAATTCCATGCGTTGCACTGCTTGCATCTCCATTGCAGGTGATTAGCTGAATATTCTTGGTTTATGCGAATTGAAGTGATCCGTAATTTCTTTCCCAAGCATGTCAAGCATTGTGAAGTTTTCTAGGTACAGCAGTAATATAAAGAAAGGGTTGTGTGAAACTAGCATCACCAGAAATCGGACTGCACCGAGAGTGTTTTGGGTATGGTTGCAGTAATTAGATAGAAACTATCATAGAAAAGCGAGAATTGCAAACCTCTAAAAATTTGGGATAAAAATGAATATCAACAACTTGCATCAGTGTATGGCCAAGATGGCAAAGAAACAACATTATTACTAAATTCAACAGTATCGATTTAAATCTACACTAAACTGCAGAGTATCTGAAGATCTGCACTATCCTACAGAAAGCAGGGAACTTACTCAGATCCATCGGCAGCATATCACTAAAATCATTCAATTTCATATGCACTGCATCCTTTGAACaccgtttctttttcttctgatgATCTTCAGTTGCTGCAAGAGCAATACCAGAATGGTCCTGAGCAGTTTGGGGCATTAGCAAAAGTTTCAACTCGAGCGCGAAAATTACTGGCAGTAAGGCTTGGGAAATGTTCCAGGATACAGGTCAATCCACTCACTCCATCATACAACCCTTCCAATGCATTATGCAAATCTCTTTCCACCTTTCTGCAACGCCTCTCTCTCTCAACAGTGCAGGCAAAGTCCATGTGTTGCGCTGCTTGCATATCCAGCTGATTATAGTGGAACCAGTAGCTTCAACATGAGAATCAGAGTAACAGCTTACACCCCATTAATGCATCTGAACAATTTTAGGTAATGGAAATTTTCCTTTTGTACCACAAAATCTTCCATTAGTGAATATGCTTGAGGTGATTCTGTTCTTTCTCAAGCAGGATGAAGTTTTCCAAGTACAGCAATGACATAGAGAAAGGGGATGGGTGAAAAATAGCATCACCAGAACTGGACTAAACCGACCGAGTGTGTTCTGGGTATACTTCATGCAGTAATTGGATAGAAGCTAACATAAAAAATCAAGAATTGCGAACCTTTATAAATTTGAGAtaaaatgaaaatcaacaacttcaATCAATATATGGCCAAAATGGCGAAGAAACAACATTATTACTAAATTCAGAAGTATCGACTTAAATCTATGCTAAACTAAAGAGTATCAAAAGATCTGCATTATCCTACAGAAAGCAGGGAACTCACTCAGATTCATCTGCACCATATCCATTTAAATCATTCAAATTCATGTGCACTGCATCCATTTGAACGGCGTTTCTTTTGCAACGTGATACAAGAACATTGAAGGCAAGATTATTATCATTCAATCTCAAACTCAGGAAGTGGGTGCACTAGCAAACTCTGTGATTCAATCTCTGACATACACGAGGCGCTGCTAACCCCTTCGCCAATTCTCATGCTCTTGTGACAATTCAACACTCCAAATAACACAAAATGCATAAGCAACACTAACACAGCATGTCCAACAAACAAGAAGTTGATTAAAGCAACACCTCTATATCCATCCTCTTCAACATCACATAACAAATTGATCTTCTTATCTGACAATGAAATCCTCTGACAACCCTTTAACGAAAACGCATCCGTGTACAAATTCAAACCACCTTGTAAAACCCATGTTCCTTTAAAAACAAGTCCTAGACATAAACAAACTTCAGCGAAAAATGCCGAAGGTTTATACGAAAGATAAAAACACGAAAACGAACACATTAACGTCAAACCGGATAACAATTCGTAAACACGACCCGCCGGACCATTATTAAATCCTTTGTCCATGACTGAAATTTCCATTAGAAATGCAATAGCAGCAAACACAAACAAAAAGCTCTCATTTATGAGAAGATCAAAATATTCTCTAAGAGATATCAATACTAATAATATCCAAAACACACATACTAATATTGATTGCTGGAAGAATGCAAATTTGTATGTGGGGTGACCAGAAAATGTAAGGAACAAGAAAATCTCAGAAAATGAAGCGATTGGTAATGAAAATAAAAGGATATATAAATCGAAATTTTTCCATCTGGGTTCTGATAAATACCATGGTTTTGATCTATATTGACATGGGTTTTTTAGATAGAGTGATAATGAACATAACAATCTACGTATTCCTATTGGAACTAGAAAAAGAAATGCTGAAAAATGTGTTGCCAATGATCCCATTTTGAATTTTCCCTTCTGTtattactaattgaagattttgaTACTTACTTGATTTTGAATATCTGAGGAAGACGATGAGGAATTGTAGTTTGATGATTAATTGATTTCGATAGAACCCAAGAGGAATTCATGTTTggttttatcttttttgtttcatcttcttccgtATTTTCTTCTTTCCGattgacttttctttttgattttccaattgacttttctttttgataatgACACCCACTGTTTTGCTCAAAGGCATACTTGTGTTTACTCAAAGACGAATAAGGCTTTGGCTTCAAGAATAATCTCAGAACTGGGCCTATGTTTGTTTTtaaagaaacctgttttgaggcatactgaatttttataaggggtgtctaaagataGTGCAATTACCTATGTATCCTTAAACAATCTAGTTACTAgagtgcccttatcctcaaaaacctaaaatcaaaataacctttaaacttaaacattttgaactccaattcaatcaagcaatcaatcaatcaaaggaaacacgaatcgaagtgagcgatgttggggagcgaaatccaaatctcaattgctcttagatgtattttagaatgcatttgtaacaaacccatcttgtttttgattgattttattttgtttgatcgataaaatatgatttcaaagatgaaattagggttttcagaagatcagttcggctgatcttagaatatcaattttgagccgaacctagtatatgatttagagaaacaataTATTCGGTTAATGCgattttgctagattttgttcgaatcaaccaaacctaaattcgtcagttacagagtgaagttcggctgataacttatcagccgaacctctgttttttgaaAATACACCTGGGTTCGGCTAACaacgattttgttcgaatcaaccGAACCTAAATTCGTGAGTTACAAGTAAAGTTCGGCTGACAAATTATCAGCcaaactgttcatctggtcagtagatttgggttttaaaaattcaatttttttgatagattcaacttataaaaaggacattaaacctcgtatagaagtctacctcttatttgaatcacacattttggtcaattctaattattataatctcaaaacccaagtttttttttgtcttcttcATCCTCCCAAATattccaactctctcacataaatttgatttctctactaatttaacactaataatttaatttttaatcaatccttaaaattcataattaatcaaatataatcataatcattatcactaattatgtaagggtagttatgccattatcaaaaaggatggataaggggtgatgttattttttagtgaccctattttagcattatttagtatgcctcaaaaaaatccagtatgcctcaaaacaggtttctttttAAACACCTTCGAattttttcctttcaaattggATCTTGTTTTGAGGCATGCTTAAAAGTTTTGAGGCATACAAATCGATTATTGTACCTAGGATGGGATGATAAGGGGTGGCTTATGGGTAACAAATTATCTAGATATCCTTGGATACCTTAAATCACAAAAGTATTTGTTATTAATTAGAAAACTAATTTAAAAGCTTAAAATTATAAACTTAATTAAAATCAAATTGATTTCCTTGATCTCCTCTTCTCAATGGGACTTATTAGTGAAAACCCGATCTTAA
Above is a genomic segment from Papaver somniferum cultivar HN1 chromosome 10, ASM357369v1, whole genome shotgun sequence containing:
- the LOC113318431 gene encoding eukaryotic initiation factor 4A-6-like; amino-acid sequence: MAGMAPEGSQFDAKHYDTKMSEILQADGQDFFTSYDEVHDTFDVMGLKENLLRGIYAYGFEKPSAIQQRGIVPFCQGLDVIQQAQSGTGKTATFCSGILQQLDYEHVQCQALVLAPTRELAQQIEKVMRALGDYLGVKVHACVGGTSVKEDQRILLSGVHVVVGTPGRVFDMLRRQSLRSDSIKMFVLDEADEMLSRGFKDQIYDIFQLLPDKVQVGVFSATMPPEALEITRKFMDKPVRILVKRDELTLEGIKQFYVNVEKEEWKLETLCDLYETLAITQSVIFVNTRRKVDWLTDKMRGRDHTVSATHGDMDQNTRDVIMREFRSGSSRVLITTDLLARGIDVQQVSLVINYDLPTQPENYLHRIGRSGRFGRKGVAINFVTKDDERMLFDIQRFYNVVIEELPSNVADLL